Proteins encoded in a region of the Cardiocondyla obscurior isolate alpha-2009 linkage group LG18, Cobs3.1, whole genome shotgun sequence genome:
- the LOC139109556 gene encoding putative sodium-dependent multivitamin transporter isoform X1, with translation MECARGLGNADKREVPSFTSHLLNNSRADSSCCTGVGLRFSLTIDKMTVNTLGWTDYLVIAIMLCISAGIGIYYRFSGGRQKTMEEYFVASHSMNIIPVGIGLVVSFMSAVTLLGVSAENYTYGTQFVVINLSYLIGTPIVCYGFLPVFYKLQATSAYEYLEKRFGIRARMIGSFISWLQLLLYSGVVLYAPSLALEATTGMSKTASIIIIGLVCAFYSSIGGIKAVLITDVFQGLLMFAALFLIIGTAATEVGGLGEIWEIAKKGQRLEFDRIDLDPTVRHTWWSLTFGGLCTFLSLYGVNQVQIQRTLSVKNMKASQTAMWMSWPILTLLSFTTCFSGLAMYSKYYKCDPFLKKRITSPDMLMPLYVMDTMSNIPGLAGLFIAGIFSAGLSTISAALNSLAALTLEDYMKPLCKNCIRFEFTPSKTATIAKILAFAYGIISIALAFLAQLLGGLLQASLTIFGVVGGPLLGIFTLGMSTVSATEGGAVTGVFTAFAFLFWIVFGQPRPIPPKLPTTIEGCNVTNVTISISQNIINLSKSVGDSSYFYLYRISYMWYCPIGFLITFLVGLLFSNLFRLYFKNENDKLDINLFFPVVARRILKQRRTNITNEGISPLDRKYSFSDVIHGKDNATDKICTKL, from the exons ACAAAATGACAGTAAATACCTTGGGATGGACCGATTACCTGGTTATAGCTATTATGTTGTGCATAAGCGCTGGAATCGGtatttattacagatttaGCGGAGGACGTCAAAAAACTATGGAG GAGTACTTTGTCGCAAGTCATTCAATGAATATTATACCAGTTGGTATCGGTTTGGTAGTTTCTTTTATGTCTGCCGTTACATTACTTGGTGTGTCAGCTGAAAATTATACGTACGGAACACAATTTGTCGTGATCAACTTGTCGTATCTTATTGGAACTCCTATTGTATGCTACGGCTTCCTACCAGTATTCTACAAACTACAAGCGACAAGTGCCTACGAA TATTTAGAAAAACGTTTTGGAATACGAGCTAGAATGATAGGTAGTTTTATTTCCTGGCTTCAACTACTCTTGTATTCGGGAGTGGTGCTTTATGCTCCTTCTCTAGCCTTGGAAGCGACCACAGGAATGTCCAAGACTGCCAGTATTATTATCATCGGTTTGGTGTGTGCCTTTTACTCGAGTATAGGTGGCATTAAGGCGGTGCTGATAACCGATGTATTTCAAGGATTACTTATGTTTGCTGCCTTATTCTTGATTATTGGCACAGCCGCGACTGAGGTTGGGGGATTGGGGGAAATTTGGGAAATCGCGAAAAAAGGACAACGGCTGGAATTTGATAG GATAGATCTGGACCCGACAGTGAGACATACATGGTGGTCTCTTACGTTCGGTGGtttatgtacatttttatcaCTTTATGGAGTGAATCAAGTACAAATACAGCGCACGTTGTCTGTAAA gaATATGAAGGCTTCACAAACAGCTATGTGGATGTCTTGGCCCATTCTGACGCTTCTTTCGTTCACAACTTGCTTCTCGGGATTAGCGATGTATAGCAAATATTACAAGTGCGATCCATTTCTTAAGAAAAGAATTACTTCGCCCGATATGCTCATGCCGTTATACGTTATGGATACAATGTCCAACATACCCGGCTTAGCGGGCCTTTTTATTGCAG GTATTTTTAGTGCGGGCCTCAGCACTATTTCTGCAGCGCTAAACTCTCTGGCAGCACTGACGTTAGAGGATTATATGAAGCCTCTgtgtaaaaattgtattagGTTTGAATTTACCCCTTCGAAGACTGCCACCATCGCTAAAATACTTGCATTTGCATATGGCATTATTTCCATTGCTCTGGCATTTTTAGCGCAGTTATTAGGCGGACTACTTCAg gCTTCCTTAACTATTTTTGGAGTAGTCGGCGGTCCTTTGTTAGGCATTTTCACGCTTGGCATGAGCACAGTTTCAGCAACGGAAGGCGGTGCGGTAACGGGTGTTTTCACGGCATTTGCATTTCTATTTTGGATCGTATTTGGTCAGCCGCGGCCAATACCACCAAAATTGCCGACGACTATCGAAGGATGTAACGTTACAAATGTAACGATATCCATTTCACAGaatatcataaatttatcTAA atccGTTGGCGACAGTTCATACTTTTATTTGTACCGCATTTCGTATATGTGGTACTGTCCAATcggatttttaataacgttccTAGTTGGGCTGCTCTTCAGCAATCTGTTtcgtttgtattttaaaaatgaaaacgaCAAGCTGGATATTAATCTATTCTTTCCCGTGGTAGCGCGACGTATACTAAAACAACGACGTACCAATATAACCAATGAAGGAATTTCGCCGTTAGATAGAAAGTATTCTTTCAGCGATGTAATTCACGGGAAAGACAATGCCACGgataaaatttgtacaaaacTTTAG
- the LOC139109556 gene encoding putative sodium-dependent multivitamin transporter isoform X2 encodes MMFTANNRHKMTVNTLGWTDYLVIAIMLCISAGIGIYYRFSGGRQKTMEEYFVASHSMNIIPVGIGLVVSFMSAVTLLGVSAENYTYGTQFVVINLSYLIGTPIVCYGFLPVFYKLQATSAYEYLEKRFGIRARMIGSFISWLQLLLYSGVVLYAPSLALEATTGMSKTASIIIIGLVCAFYSSIGGIKAVLITDVFQGLLMFAALFLIIGTAATEVGGLGEIWEIAKKGQRLEFDRIDLDPTVRHTWWSLTFGGLCTFLSLYGVNQVQIQRTLSVKNMKASQTAMWMSWPILTLLSFTTCFSGLAMYSKYYKCDPFLKKRITSPDMLMPLYVMDTMSNIPGLAGLFIAGIFSAGLSTISAALNSLAALTLEDYMKPLCKNCIRFEFTPSKTATIAKILAFAYGIISIALAFLAQLLGGLLQASLTIFGVVGGPLLGIFTLGMSTVSATEGGAVTGVFTAFAFLFWIVFGQPRPIPPKLPTTIEGCNVTNVTISISQNIINLSKSVGDSSYFYLYRISYMWYCPIGFLITFLVGLLFSNLFRLYFKNENDKLDINLFFPVVARRILKQRRTNITNEGISPLDRKYSFSDVIHGKDNATDKICTKL; translated from the exons ACAAAATGACAGTAAATACCTTGGGATGGACCGATTACCTGGTTATAGCTATTATGTTGTGCATAAGCGCTGGAATCGGtatttattacagatttaGCGGAGGACGTCAAAAAACTATGGAG GAGTACTTTGTCGCAAGTCATTCAATGAATATTATACCAGTTGGTATCGGTTTGGTAGTTTCTTTTATGTCTGCCGTTACATTACTTGGTGTGTCAGCTGAAAATTATACGTACGGAACACAATTTGTCGTGATCAACTTGTCGTATCTTATTGGAACTCCTATTGTATGCTACGGCTTCCTACCAGTATTCTACAAACTACAAGCGACAAGTGCCTACGAA TATTTAGAAAAACGTTTTGGAATACGAGCTAGAATGATAGGTAGTTTTATTTCCTGGCTTCAACTACTCTTGTATTCGGGAGTGGTGCTTTATGCTCCTTCTCTAGCCTTGGAAGCGACCACAGGAATGTCCAAGACTGCCAGTATTATTATCATCGGTTTGGTGTGTGCCTTTTACTCGAGTATAGGTGGCATTAAGGCGGTGCTGATAACCGATGTATTTCAAGGATTACTTATGTTTGCTGCCTTATTCTTGATTATTGGCACAGCCGCGACTGAGGTTGGGGGATTGGGGGAAATTTGGGAAATCGCGAAAAAAGGACAACGGCTGGAATTTGATAG GATAGATCTGGACCCGACAGTGAGACATACATGGTGGTCTCTTACGTTCGGTGGtttatgtacatttttatcaCTTTATGGAGTGAATCAAGTACAAATACAGCGCACGTTGTCTGTAAA gaATATGAAGGCTTCACAAACAGCTATGTGGATGTCTTGGCCCATTCTGACGCTTCTTTCGTTCACAACTTGCTTCTCGGGATTAGCGATGTATAGCAAATATTACAAGTGCGATCCATTTCTTAAGAAAAGAATTACTTCGCCCGATATGCTCATGCCGTTATACGTTATGGATACAATGTCCAACATACCCGGCTTAGCGGGCCTTTTTATTGCAG GTATTTTTAGTGCGGGCCTCAGCACTATTTCTGCAGCGCTAAACTCTCTGGCAGCACTGACGTTAGAGGATTATATGAAGCCTCTgtgtaaaaattgtattagGTTTGAATTTACCCCTTCGAAGACTGCCACCATCGCTAAAATACTTGCATTTGCATATGGCATTATTTCCATTGCTCTGGCATTTTTAGCGCAGTTATTAGGCGGACTACTTCAg gCTTCCTTAACTATTTTTGGAGTAGTCGGCGGTCCTTTGTTAGGCATTTTCACGCTTGGCATGAGCACAGTTTCAGCAACGGAAGGCGGTGCGGTAACGGGTGTTTTCACGGCATTTGCATTTCTATTTTGGATCGTATTTGGTCAGCCGCGGCCAATACCACCAAAATTGCCGACGACTATCGAAGGATGTAACGTTACAAATGTAACGATATCCATTTCACAGaatatcataaatttatcTAA atccGTTGGCGACAGTTCATACTTTTATTTGTACCGCATTTCGTATATGTGGTACTGTCCAATcggatttttaataacgttccTAGTTGGGCTGCTCTTCAGCAATCTGTTtcgtttgtattttaaaaatgaaaacgaCAAGCTGGATATTAATCTATTCTTTCCCGTGGTAGCGCGACGTATACTAAAACAACGACGTACCAATATAACCAATGAAGGAATTTCGCCGTTAGATAGAAAGTATTCTTTCAGCGATGTAATTCACGGGAAAGACAATGCCACGgataaaatttgtacaaaacTTTAG
- the LOC139109556 gene encoding putative sodium-dependent multivitamin transporter isoform X3 has product MTVNTLGWTDYLVIAIMLCISAGIGIYYRFSGGRQKTMEEYFVASHSMNIIPVGIGLVVSFMSAVTLLGVSAENYTYGTQFVVINLSYLIGTPIVCYGFLPVFYKLQATSAYEYLEKRFGIRARMIGSFISWLQLLLYSGVVLYAPSLALEATTGMSKTASIIIIGLVCAFYSSIGGIKAVLITDVFQGLLMFAALFLIIGTAATEVGGLGEIWEIAKKGQRLEFDRIDLDPTVRHTWWSLTFGGLCTFLSLYGVNQVQIQRTLSVKNMKASQTAMWMSWPILTLLSFTTCFSGLAMYSKYYKCDPFLKKRITSPDMLMPLYVMDTMSNIPGLAGLFIAGIFSAGLSTISAALNSLAALTLEDYMKPLCKNCIRFEFTPSKTATIAKILAFAYGIISIALAFLAQLLGGLLQASLTIFGVVGGPLLGIFTLGMSTVSATEGGAVTGVFTAFAFLFWIVFGQPRPIPPKLPTTIEGCNVTNVTISISQNIINLSKSVGDSSYFYLYRISYMWYCPIGFLITFLVGLLFSNLFRLYFKNENDKLDINLFFPVVARRILKQRRTNITNEGISPLDRKYSFSDVIHGKDNATDKICTKL; this is encoded by the exons ATGACAGTAAATACCTTGGGATGGACCGATTACCTGGTTATAGCTATTATGTTGTGCATAAGCGCTGGAATCGGtatttattacagatttaGCGGAGGACGTCAAAAAACTATGGAG GAGTACTTTGTCGCAAGTCATTCAATGAATATTATACCAGTTGGTATCGGTTTGGTAGTTTCTTTTATGTCTGCCGTTACATTACTTGGTGTGTCAGCTGAAAATTATACGTACGGAACACAATTTGTCGTGATCAACTTGTCGTATCTTATTGGAACTCCTATTGTATGCTACGGCTTCCTACCAGTATTCTACAAACTACAAGCGACAAGTGCCTACGAA TATTTAGAAAAACGTTTTGGAATACGAGCTAGAATGATAGGTAGTTTTATTTCCTGGCTTCAACTACTCTTGTATTCGGGAGTGGTGCTTTATGCTCCTTCTCTAGCCTTGGAAGCGACCACAGGAATGTCCAAGACTGCCAGTATTATTATCATCGGTTTGGTGTGTGCCTTTTACTCGAGTATAGGTGGCATTAAGGCGGTGCTGATAACCGATGTATTTCAAGGATTACTTATGTTTGCTGCCTTATTCTTGATTATTGGCACAGCCGCGACTGAGGTTGGGGGATTGGGGGAAATTTGGGAAATCGCGAAAAAAGGACAACGGCTGGAATTTGATAG GATAGATCTGGACCCGACAGTGAGACATACATGGTGGTCTCTTACGTTCGGTGGtttatgtacatttttatcaCTTTATGGAGTGAATCAAGTACAAATACAGCGCACGTTGTCTGTAAA gaATATGAAGGCTTCACAAACAGCTATGTGGATGTCTTGGCCCATTCTGACGCTTCTTTCGTTCACAACTTGCTTCTCGGGATTAGCGATGTATAGCAAATATTACAAGTGCGATCCATTTCTTAAGAAAAGAATTACTTCGCCCGATATGCTCATGCCGTTATACGTTATGGATACAATGTCCAACATACCCGGCTTAGCGGGCCTTTTTATTGCAG GTATTTTTAGTGCGGGCCTCAGCACTATTTCTGCAGCGCTAAACTCTCTGGCAGCACTGACGTTAGAGGATTATATGAAGCCTCTgtgtaaaaattgtattagGTTTGAATTTACCCCTTCGAAGACTGCCACCATCGCTAAAATACTTGCATTTGCATATGGCATTATTTCCATTGCTCTGGCATTTTTAGCGCAGTTATTAGGCGGACTACTTCAg gCTTCCTTAACTATTTTTGGAGTAGTCGGCGGTCCTTTGTTAGGCATTTTCACGCTTGGCATGAGCACAGTTTCAGCAACGGAAGGCGGTGCGGTAACGGGTGTTTTCACGGCATTTGCATTTCTATTTTGGATCGTATTTGGTCAGCCGCGGCCAATACCACCAAAATTGCCGACGACTATCGAAGGATGTAACGTTACAAATGTAACGATATCCATTTCACAGaatatcataaatttatcTAA atccGTTGGCGACAGTTCATACTTTTATTTGTACCGCATTTCGTATATGTGGTACTGTCCAATcggatttttaataacgttccTAGTTGGGCTGCTCTTCAGCAATCTGTTtcgtttgtattttaaaaatgaaaacgaCAAGCTGGATATTAATCTATTCTTTCCCGTGGTAGCGCGACGTATACTAAAACAACGACGTACCAATATAACCAATGAAGGAATTTCGCCGTTAGATAGAAAGTATTCTTTCAGCGATGTAATTCACGGGAAAGACAATGCCACGgataaaatttgtacaaaacTTTAG
- the LOC139109557 gene encoding sodium-coupled monocarboxylate transporter 1 isoform X1 translates to MQDIYCLRYLQKMRPHLLVLFFFLSASSAEQRHVDTAEEECQAEHPTLLYYFSWADYLVFATMLIVSCLIGTFYGFFSKKQETSQDFLLGGSNMGTFPTAMSLTASFITAIELLGNPAEMYGQGTQFWMTCFSFILVVPITSCLYLPVFMKLRLTSSYEYLHLRFDRNCRLLASALYMLQMVLYTSVAVYAPALALSNVTGLNTYIAVTLVYVVCIFYASQGGMKAVIMTDTFQAAVLVGSLFLILGYGLSYAGGTAYVWEENAKSNRMEFFNMDPSPTVRHSFWSVVIGGTFYWATMFCSNQASVQKYLSVESISQVRIALWVSAFGMIVIYSVNFLTGMVLYNAYKDCDPLTAGYISGQDQILPLYVMNFLGNLRGMPGFFVAGIFAASLGTVATALNSLAAITCEDFLRGVFQIDLSANKGAVYARWISIIFGAVSFALVFIVERLGSVLQVALSFNGMVGGVTLGLFSLGMFVPWANAKGAIVGAITSLIVVLWIGLGAQVAAVNGQIQLDSKPISIAGCPCINETTIVLNQFEHTSDNEVLPIYQISYLWYSAIGCVLTMLVGLAVSFATGAQNPGDVDQDLLSPPIAAMFRIQTKPRVSTNVQGIANFGLELEDEKPRQKDVCKSTK, encoded by the exons ATGCAGGACATTTATTGCCTGAG aTACTTACAGAAAATGCGGCCACATCTCCTCGTCTTGTTTTTCTTCCTATCGGCGTCATCTGCAGAACAACGGCACGTAGATACCGCCGAGGAAGAATGTCAGGCGGAGCATCCAACCTTGCTCTATTATTTCTCATGGGCGGATTACCTGGTGTTCGCCACGATGCTGATAGTCTCCTGCCTGATTGGCACTTTTTACGGCTTTTTCTCCAAGAAGCAAGAGACCAGCCAGGACTTTCTGCTGGGTGGTTCCAACATGGGTACGTTTCCCACGGCAATGTCGTTAACCGCCAGCTTCATCACGGCCATCGAGCTTTTGGGAAATCCTGCGGAGATGTATGGACAG ggaACTCAATTTTGGATGActtgtttttctttcatactcGTGGTGCCGATCACCTCTTGTCTGTACCTGCCAGTATTCATGAAATTAAGGTTGACATCGAGCTACGAATATCTGCATTTGCGCTTTGATCGGAATTGCCGATTACTCGCAAGCGCATTATATATGCTACAAATGGTGTTGTACACGTCGGTAGCAGTGTATGCACCTGCATTAGCGTTAAGTAACG TCACAGGCCTGAATACTTATATAGCCGTCACTCTAGTCTACGTGGTCTGTATTTTCTACGCCTCACAG GGTGGTATGAAAGCCGTGATAATGACCGATACCTTTCAAGCCGCCGTACTTGTTGGCTCGTTGTTCCTCATCTTGGGTTACGGGCTGTCTTATGCGGGCGGTACCGCGTACGTTTGGGAGGAGAATGCGAAATCCAACAGgatggaattttttaatatggaTCCCAGCCCTACGGTGCGGCATAGCTTCTGGAGTGTTGTGATCGGTGGTACTTTTTATTGGGCCACTATGTTCTGCAGCAACCAGGCGTCCGTCCAAAAGTATCTCAGTGTTGAGAGCATCTCGCAAGTAAGAAT agCGCTGTGGGTGTCTGCGTTTGGCATGATTGTAATTTATAGCGTGAACTTTCTGACTGGAATGGTGCTGTACAACGCTTACAAAGACTGTGATCCTTTGACTGCCGGATATATAAGCGGCCAGGATCAAATACTTCCGTTGTACGTGATGAATTTCTTGGGGAATCTTCGTGGAATGCCTGGATTCTTCGTGGCTGGTATCTTCGCCGCATCTCTTGG AACTGTGGCGACCGCTCTGAATTCATTAGCAGCGATAACATGCGAAGACTTTCTTCGCGGAGTCTTCCAAATAGACCTGTCGGCGAACAAAGGCGCCGTTTATGCCAGATGGATCAGCATAATTTTCGGAGCTGTCAGTTTCGCATTGGTCTTCATCGTTGAGCGCCTTGGTAGCGTTCTGCAG gTTGCTCTGTCTTTTAATGGCATGGTCGGCGGGGTAACTTTAGGACTATTTTCCTTGGGCATGTTTGTGCCGTGGGCTAATGCTAAAGGAGCAATAGTAGGTGCCATCACGAGTTTGATAGTCGTGCTGTGGATTGGATTAGGCGCCCAAGTTGCGGCTGTAAACGGACAGATTCAATTGGATAGCAAGCCCATATCGATTGCAGGCTGCCCTTGCATAAATGAGACTACAATCGTGCTGAATCAATTCGAGCATACCTCCGATAACGAGGTCCTGCCTATATATCAG ATTAGTTACCTGTGGTACAGCGCGATCGGCTGCGTGTTGACCATGCTGGTGGGCCTGGCGGTAAGTTTTGCGACCGGAGCGCAAAATCCCGGTGACGTGGACCAAGACCTCCTGAGCCCGCCGATCGCAGCAATGTTCCGCATACAGACGAAGCCTCGCGTCTCCACGAATGTCCAGGGCATCGCAAACTTCGGCCTGGAGCTGGAAGATGAGAAGCCACGGCAAAAAGACGTTTGCAAAAGCACGAAGTGA
- the LOC139109557 gene encoding sodium-coupled monocarboxylate transporter 1 isoform X2 has protein sequence MRPHLLVLFFFLSASSAEQRHVDTAEEECQAEHPTLLYYFSWADYLVFATMLIVSCLIGTFYGFFSKKQETSQDFLLGGSNMGTFPTAMSLTASFITAIELLGNPAEMYGQGTQFWMTCFSFILVVPITSCLYLPVFMKLRLTSSYEYLHLRFDRNCRLLASALYMLQMVLYTSVAVYAPALALSNVTGLNTYIAVTLVYVVCIFYASQGGMKAVIMTDTFQAAVLVGSLFLILGYGLSYAGGTAYVWEENAKSNRMEFFNMDPSPTVRHSFWSVVIGGTFYWATMFCSNQASVQKYLSVESISQVRIALWVSAFGMIVIYSVNFLTGMVLYNAYKDCDPLTAGYISGQDQILPLYVMNFLGNLRGMPGFFVAGIFAASLGTVATALNSLAAITCEDFLRGVFQIDLSANKGAVYARWISIIFGAVSFALVFIVERLGSVLQVALSFNGMVGGVTLGLFSLGMFVPWANAKGAIVGAITSLIVVLWIGLGAQVAAVNGQIQLDSKPISIAGCPCINETTIVLNQFEHTSDNEVLPIYQISYLWYSAIGCVLTMLVGLAVSFATGAQNPGDVDQDLLSPPIAAMFRIQTKPRVSTNVQGIANFGLELEDEKPRQKDVCKSTK, from the exons ATGCGGCCACATCTCCTCGTCTTGTTTTTCTTCCTATCGGCGTCATCTGCAGAACAACGGCACGTAGATACCGCCGAGGAAGAATGTCAGGCGGAGCATCCAACCTTGCTCTATTATTTCTCATGGGCGGATTACCTGGTGTTCGCCACGATGCTGATAGTCTCCTGCCTGATTGGCACTTTTTACGGCTTTTTCTCCAAGAAGCAAGAGACCAGCCAGGACTTTCTGCTGGGTGGTTCCAACATGGGTACGTTTCCCACGGCAATGTCGTTAACCGCCAGCTTCATCACGGCCATCGAGCTTTTGGGAAATCCTGCGGAGATGTATGGACAG ggaACTCAATTTTGGATGActtgtttttctttcatactcGTGGTGCCGATCACCTCTTGTCTGTACCTGCCAGTATTCATGAAATTAAGGTTGACATCGAGCTACGAATATCTGCATTTGCGCTTTGATCGGAATTGCCGATTACTCGCAAGCGCATTATATATGCTACAAATGGTGTTGTACACGTCGGTAGCAGTGTATGCACCTGCATTAGCGTTAAGTAACG TCACAGGCCTGAATACTTATATAGCCGTCACTCTAGTCTACGTGGTCTGTATTTTCTACGCCTCACAG GGTGGTATGAAAGCCGTGATAATGACCGATACCTTTCAAGCCGCCGTACTTGTTGGCTCGTTGTTCCTCATCTTGGGTTACGGGCTGTCTTATGCGGGCGGTACCGCGTACGTTTGGGAGGAGAATGCGAAATCCAACAGgatggaattttttaatatggaTCCCAGCCCTACGGTGCGGCATAGCTTCTGGAGTGTTGTGATCGGTGGTACTTTTTATTGGGCCACTATGTTCTGCAGCAACCAGGCGTCCGTCCAAAAGTATCTCAGTGTTGAGAGCATCTCGCAAGTAAGAAT agCGCTGTGGGTGTCTGCGTTTGGCATGATTGTAATTTATAGCGTGAACTTTCTGACTGGAATGGTGCTGTACAACGCTTACAAAGACTGTGATCCTTTGACTGCCGGATATATAAGCGGCCAGGATCAAATACTTCCGTTGTACGTGATGAATTTCTTGGGGAATCTTCGTGGAATGCCTGGATTCTTCGTGGCTGGTATCTTCGCCGCATCTCTTGG AACTGTGGCGACCGCTCTGAATTCATTAGCAGCGATAACATGCGAAGACTTTCTTCGCGGAGTCTTCCAAATAGACCTGTCGGCGAACAAAGGCGCCGTTTATGCCAGATGGATCAGCATAATTTTCGGAGCTGTCAGTTTCGCATTGGTCTTCATCGTTGAGCGCCTTGGTAGCGTTCTGCAG gTTGCTCTGTCTTTTAATGGCATGGTCGGCGGGGTAACTTTAGGACTATTTTCCTTGGGCATGTTTGTGCCGTGGGCTAATGCTAAAGGAGCAATAGTAGGTGCCATCACGAGTTTGATAGTCGTGCTGTGGATTGGATTAGGCGCCCAAGTTGCGGCTGTAAACGGACAGATTCAATTGGATAGCAAGCCCATATCGATTGCAGGCTGCCCTTGCATAAATGAGACTACAATCGTGCTGAATCAATTCGAGCATACCTCCGATAACGAGGTCCTGCCTATATATCAG ATTAGTTACCTGTGGTACAGCGCGATCGGCTGCGTGTTGACCATGCTGGTGGGCCTGGCGGTAAGTTTTGCGACCGGAGCGCAAAATCCCGGTGACGTGGACCAAGACCTCCTGAGCCCGCCGATCGCAGCAATGTTCCGCATACAGACGAAGCCTCGCGTCTCCACGAATGTCCAGGGCATCGCAAACTTCGGCCTGGAGCTGGAAGATGAGAAGCCACGGCAAAAAGACGTTTGCAAAAGCACGAAGTGA
- the Myd gene encoding 45 kDa calcium-binding protein: MHLSHLVRRVICKQELSCLRFLRWTVLVPLVIYISLLFVKYNKSVPLKSLSTTGDRDKEGATMDNLFVELEAVTAGRKSLPGYKNPGFNRHGDEERIKEVVEAENRQDPRSLLEDIFQRADTDENQLLDIKELAKWIHTKITEHISRAMRENAGLFIAIDNNPRNGEITWDEYHAYFLRIHGFSETYINSHDKKHSEMPRALKESIMRDRARWNEAARNYPEKLALDEFLAFTHPESSHRALLQMVEDLFEKFDRDGDEQLTEDEFSDLPSEGVGLDLREDRQQAIGGSEDRRKEFQHLIDKNKNGKADRTELLMYIDPRNPRHAIQEAQHLIALSDTNSDGKVDLLEILSKMDLFLDSKMVNTEKSFHDEFR; this comes from the exons ATGCATTTGTCTCATCTT GTACGAAGAGTGATCTGCAAGCAGGAACTCAGTTGCCTGCGATTCTTACGTTGGACTGTCCTAGTTCCGctcgtaatttatatatcgcTACTATTCGTCAAGTACAACAAAAGCGTGCCTCTGAAAAGTTTATCGACTACGGGTGACAGAGACAAGGAAGGTGCTACGATGGATAACTTGTTCGTCGAATTGGAAGCCGTGACTGCTGGCAGGAAGAGCTTGCCGGGGTACAAGAACCCGGGGTTCAATCGGCACGGAGATGAGGAGAGAATAAAGGAGGTTGTGGAAGCGGAAAATCGTCAGGACCCGAGGAGCCTTCTCGAggatatttttcaaagagCCGACACCGACGAGAATCAATTGCTGGACATCAAGGAGCTGGCAAAGTGGATCCACACGAAGATCACCGAGCATATCTCGCGTGCCATGCGGGAGAACGCCGGCCTGTTCATCGCCATCGACAACAATCCTAGAAACG GTGAGATAACGTGGGACGAATATCACGCTTATTTTTTGAGAATTCACGGGTTTTCTGAGACTTATATTAATTCTCACGACAAGAAACACAGCGAGATGCCGAGGGCGTTAAAAGAGAGCATAATGCGCGATCGAGCGCGGTGGAATGAAGCGGCTCGGAACTATCCCGAAAAGTTGGCTCTGGACGAGTTCCTGGCCTTCACACATCCCGAAAGCAGTCACCGAGCACTTCTACAAATGGTGGAGGACCTCTTCGAAAAATTCG ATCGGGACGGCGACGAGCAGCTAACGGAGGACGAATTCTCGGATTTGCCGTCGGAAGGTGTTGGTTTGGATTTACGTGAAGATCGACAGCAGGCGATAGGAGGCAGCGAGGACCGGCGTAAAGAGTTCCAGCATCtgattgacaaaaacaaaaacggGAAAGCAGATCGAACGGAATTGCTG atGTACATCGACCCACGAAATCCCAGACATGCCATCCAAGAGGCCCAGCACTTGATCGCGTTATCGGACACGAATTCAGACGGCAAAGTGGATCTCTTAGAAATTTTAAGCAAGATGGACTTATTCCTCGATAGCAAAATGGTAAACACGGAGAAGAGTTTCCACGATGAATTTCGATAA